One stretch of Streptomyces agglomeratus DNA includes these proteins:
- a CDS encoding protein kinase family protein: MAERSTAAVDVADNSGDEPLAAKADKATADGVEKAQEPADDSKSDADGERQGAEPPSATPELHSGHKLARRYRLEECVTRLDGFSSWRAVDEKLRRAVGVHLLPADHPRARSVLAAARSSALLGDPRFVQVLDAVEENDLVYVVHEWLPDATELTAMLAAGPLDAHEAYQLVSQVSQAMAAAHREGLAHLRLTPGAILRTSSGQYRIRGLAVNAALRGIASDRPQRTDTEAIGALLYAALTQRWPYERDAYGLSGLPKGVGLIPPDQVRAGIHRGLSELAMRALVNDGATASRQEPPCTTPDELAKAVAALPRIRPPEPTFTALPEYQRTTYQQGTYGRPGPHAGLPTAQAVAAVPPRPLQGRTGKALKWSVAALLIAALGLGSWQLADTLLDRGQDSGDPKTSQPNDDEAPKKRDPKPIRIADATVFAPGGSGIEPEDVPNAIDGQTGTAWITPSYKGFANFGNLPHRREGSGIIVDLGSVKDVSGIDIDMYRSGQTAEVLAAPEDAAQPTAVSDFSQEMTKLEPTEGKLEATLDKPVRTRYILIHITELPTDGSAGSFRGGISEIRVSG, encoded by the coding sequence GTGGCGGAACGTAGCACGGCTGCCGTCGACGTGGCAGACAACAGCGGTGACGAACCGCTGGCCGCCAAGGCGGACAAGGCCACGGCCGACGGGGTGGAGAAAGCCCAGGAGCCAGCGGACGACAGCAAGAGCGACGCGGACGGCGAGCGCCAAGGCGCCGAACCCCCCAGCGCGACACCTGAGCTGCACAGTGGACACAAGCTCGCCAGACGCTACCGGCTCGAAGAATGCGTCACCCGTCTGGACGGTTTCAGCAGTTGGCGGGCGGTCGACGAGAAACTGCGCCGCGCCGTGGGCGTGCACCTGCTGCCCGCGGACCACCCGCGGGCCAGGTCCGTGCTCGCCGCGGCCCGCTCCTCGGCGCTGCTCGGCGACCCCCGGTTCGTCCAGGTCCTCGACGCGGTGGAGGAGAACGACCTCGTCTACGTCGTCCACGAGTGGCTGCCCGACGCCACCGAACTGACGGCGATGCTCGCCGCCGGGCCGCTGGACGCGCACGAGGCGTACCAGCTCGTCAGCCAGGTCTCCCAGGCCATGGCCGCGGCCCACCGCGAGGGCCTCGCGCACCTCAGGCTCACCCCCGGCGCCATCCTGCGGACCTCCTCGGGCCAGTACCGGATCAGAGGTCTCGCCGTGAACGCCGCCCTGCGCGGCATCGCTTCCGACCGTCCGCAGCGCACCGACACCGAGGCGATCGGTGCACTCCTGTACGCCGCCCTGACCCAGCGCTGGCCGTACGAGAGAGACGCCTACGGCCTCTCCGGGCTGCCCAAGGGCGTCGGTCTGATCCCCCCCGACCAGGTCCGCGCCGGCATCCACCGGGGCCTCTCCGAGCTCGCCATGCGTGCCCTGGTCAACGACGGCGCCACCGCCTCACGCCAGGAACCGCCCTGCACGACCCCCGACGAGCTGGCCAAGGCCGTCGCCGCGCTGCCCCGCATCCGCCCGCCGGAGCCCACCTTCACGGCGCTGCCGGAGTACCAGCGCACCACGTACCAGCAGGGCACCTACGGCAGGCCCGGCCCGCACGCCGGTCTGCCCACGGCCCAGGCGGTCGCGGCCGTACCTCCGCGGCCCCTCCAGGGCCGCACCGGCAAAGCCCTCAAGTGGAGCGTGGCCGCGCTGCTCATCGCCGCCCTCGGCCTCGGCAGCTGGCAGCTCGCGGACACGCTCCTGGACCGCGGCCAGGACTCCGGCGACCCGAAGACCTCGCAGCCGAACGACGACGAGGCGCCGAAGAAGCGGGACCCAAAGCCGATCCGCATCGCCGACGCGACGGTGTTCGCCCCGGGCGGCTCCGGGATAGAGCCTGAGGACGTTCCGAACGCCATCGACGGCCAGACCGGCACCGCCTGGATCACCCCGTCGTACAAGGGGTTCGCCAACTTCGGCAATCTCCCGCACCGCAGGGAAGGCAGCGGGATCATCGTCGACCTCGGCAGCGTCAAGGACGTCTCCGGCATCGACATCGACATGTACCGCAGCGGCCAGACCGCCGAAGTCCTCGCCGCGCCCGAAGACGCCGCACAGCCGACCGCCGTCTCCGATTTCTCTCAGGAGATGACGAAACTGGAGCCGACGGAAGGCAAGCTGGAAGCCACGCTCGACAAGCCGGTCCGTACCCGGTACATCCTGATCCACATCACGGAACTTCCGACCGACGGATCGGCCGGCAGTTTCCGTGGCGGAATCTCGGAGATCAGGGTCTCGGGCTGA